The genomic window AGCAGCCTCAAGCCCAAGCTCCCGCCCAACCTGCCAAAACCGAAGTACACGAAACGAAGGGCGAACCCAAACCCACGCCGCAACCTGCTCCCAAGCTGGCTCAGCCTAAACCCGCTCAACCTAAACCGGTTCAGCCCAAACCTCAGTCCAAAGATGTCATGGACAATCTGTTTTAACCAGACAACCCGCCGGCCTGCGGCCGCCTTATCCGTAATCTGCATCCTCTTCCCTTTCAGACGACCTTTGTGCCGCAACAAGGTCGTCTGAAACCATCAAGGAAACAACATGAACGAAATCATCATCAAAACCCCCGAAGAAATCGAGAAAATGCGCGAACTGGGCAAACTCGTCGCCGAAGCCCTCGACTACATCGGACAATTCGTCAAACCCGGCGTAACCACCAACGAAATCGACAAACTCGTTTACGACTACCACGTCAACGTCCAAGGCGGCTATCCCGCCCCCCTGCACTACGGCAACCCGCCCTATCCCAAATCCTGCTGCACTTCCGTCAACCACGTCATCTGCCACGGCATTCCCGACGACAAGCCGCTCAAAGAAGGCGACATCATCAACATCGACCTGACCATCAAAAAAGACGGCTTCCACGGCGACTCCAGCCGCATGTTTACCGTCGGCAAAGTCTCCCCCATTGCCCAACGCCTGATTGACATCACCCACGAATCCATGATGGCGGGCATCGCCGCCGTCAAACCCGGCGCAACCTTGGGCGACATCGGCTACGCCTGCCAACAAGTTGCCGAAAACGCAGGCTATTCCGTCGTACAAGAATTTTGCGGCCACGGCATCGGACGCGGTTTTCACGAAGCCCCGCAAGTCCTGCACTACGGCAGAAAAGGACAAGGCGTCGTCCTAAAGCCCGGCATGATTTTCACCATCGAACCGATGATCAACCAAGGCAAACGCCACCTGCGCATCCTAAACGACGGCTGGACGGTCGTGACCAAAGACCGATCCCTCTCCGCCCAATGGGAACATGAAGTTTTAGTGACAGAAACCGGCTACGAAATCCTGACTGTCAGCCCGGCTACCGGCAAACCCTAATCTGTCAAACCATCCCGCCTGCAATACAAAAAGGTCGTCTGAAAACTTGGAAATCACGTTTTCAGACGACCTTTTTATCTTTCAGACTTTATCTTTCAGGTTCAATCAACCTTTAGTACGCTCCAACAGCTCTTCAGCCAAGGCGAGGTAGGCTTTGGTGCCTTTGGCGTTGGCGTCGTAGGCGAGCGCGGGCATGCCGTGGCTGGGGGCTTCGGCGAGGCGGACGTTGCGGGGGATGACGGTTTGGAACATCAGGTTGCCGAAATGTTGGAAAAGCTGTTCGCTGACTTCGACGACGAGGCGGCTGCGGCTGTCGTAGAGGGTGCGGACGA from Neisseria sp. DTU_2020_1000833_1_SI_GRL_NUU_006 includes these protein-coding regions:
- the map gene encoding type I methionyl aminopeptidase; amino-acid sequence: MNEIIIKTPEEIEKMRELGKLVAEALDYIGQFVKPGVTTNEIDKLVYDYHVNVQGGYPAPLHYGNPPYPKSCCTSVNHVICHGIPDDKPLKEGDIINIDLTIKKDGFHGDSSRMFTVGKVSPIAQRLIDITHESMMAGIAAVKPGATLGDIGYACQQVAENAGYSVVQEFCGHGIGRGFHEAPQVLHYGRKGQGVVLKPGMIFTIEPMINQGKRHLRILNDGWTVVTKDRSLSAQWEHEVLVTETGYEILTVSPATGKP